A genomic segment from Meiothermus sp. Pnk-1 encodes:
- a CDS encoding carbohydrate ABC transporter permease has translation MSAATATQPHTRTRKLRRGPNPWVLAVVWFFALLWLVPFVGAIITSFRTFDDLNTRGFWSVPQEITVNNYVRAWGQAGVSKYLLNSFKITLPALAICVLFASMCAYGLVRFRFRLAMPIYVMFVAGLMLPFQVLLLPVFFLANKLHLYDTLWALILFHAAFQLGFCTFVLRNFMKTIPFSLFESALIDGASEWTIFRRIALPLLLPGLAALATLEFTWIFNDYLWAIVLLQSDEFKPITTGLANLRGQYVSDWPLMVAGSLIATVPTLVVFFGLQRYFIDGLTVGATKG, from the coding sequence ATGAGCGCTGCCACTGCCACCCAACCCCACACCCGTACCCGTAAGCTGCGCCGGGGCCCGAACCCCTGGGTGCTGGCCGTGGTCTGGTTTTTTGCCCTTTTATGGCTGGTGCCCTTCGTAGGGGCCATCATCACCAGCTTCCGCACCTTCGACGACCTCAACACCCGTGGGTTCTGGAGCGTGCCGCAAGAGATCACCGTAAATAATTACGTGCGGGCCTGGGGGCAGGCCGGGGTCAGCAAGTACCTGCTCAACAGCTTCAAAATCACCCTCCCGGCCCTGGCCATCTGCGTGCTGTTCGCCTCGATGTGCGCCTACGGGCTGGTGCGCTTCCGCTTCCGCCTGGCTATGCCGATCTACGTGATGTTCGTGGCCGGGCTGATGCTGCCCTTCCAGGTGCTGCTCTTGCCGGTGTTCTTCCTGGCCAACAAACTGCACCTCTACGACACGCTGTGGGCGCTGATCCTCTTCCACGCGGCCTTCCAGCTCGGCTTCTGCACCTTTGTCTTGCGCAACTTCATGAAGACCATCCCCTTCTCGCTCTTCGAGAGTGCGCTGATAGACGGAGCCAGCGAGTGGACCATCTTCCGCCGCATCGCCCTGCCCCTGCTGCTGCCGGGGCTGGCGGCCTTGGCCACCCTCGAGTTCACCTGGATCTTCAACGATTACCTGTGGGCCATCGTGCTGCTGCAGAGCGATGAGTTCAAACCCATCACCACCGGCCTGGCCAACCTGCGCGGGCAGTACGTCAGCGACTGGCCTTTGATGGTAGCGGGCAGCCTGATCGCCACGGTGCCCACCCTGGTGGTCTTCTTCGGCCTCCAGCGCTACTTCATCGATGGGCTGACGGTGGGGGCGACCAAGGGCTAG
- a CDS encoding beta-galactosidase, translating to MLGVCYYPEHWPRERWAEDARRMRELGLSYVRIGEFSWSRLEPREGRLEFEWLDEAIETLGREGLKVVLGTPTATPPKWLVDKHPDILAYDLQGRVRKFGSRRHYSFSSRSYLEHSRRIVTAMAQRYGTHPAVAGWQTDNEYGCHDTTRSYGPEDLRAFREWLRARYGSIEALNAAWGNVFWSMEYQGFEEVELPNLTVTEANPSHWLDFYRFCSDQVAAYNRMQVEILRQYSPGRFIAHNFMGYTPDFDHFKLAEDLDVAGWDNYPLGFTDVEVLPVSQEDKLRYARTGHPDMAAFHHDLYRGVKGRWWVMEQQPGPVNWAAHNPSPAPGMVRLWTWEAFAHGAEVVSYFRWRQFPQAQEQFHAGLNRPDFQPDVGYFEAQQVARELGTLELPPTRQAPVALVFDYEADWVCRIQPQGQEFSYRDLTWSFYQALRSLGLDVDFVRPGGNLEGYRLVVVPSLPILREEALRALRSAQAPVVLGPRTGSKSESLSIPPELPPGPLQALLPLKVVRVESLRPGVDFEVEWEGGRYRSSIWREWVESDLTPAASFGDHRGALWRQNHLHYLAFWPTVTFLRAYLGDLARAQGLPTLSLPESLRLRRRGHLTFAFNYSPHEQQAPSPPQAHFVLGGRAIPPYGVSVWEE from the coding sequence ATGCTTGGAGTCTGCTACTACCCCGAACACTGGCCCCGCGAGCGCTGGGCCGAGGATGCCCGCAGAATGCGGGAGCTGGGCCTGTCCTACGTGCGCATCGGCGAGTTTAGCTGGAGCCGCCTCGAGCCCCGTGAGGGGCGGCTCGAGTTCGAGTGGCTCGACGAGGCCATCGAGACCCTGGGCCGTGAGGGGCTCAAGGTGGTGCTGGGCACCCCCACCGCCACCCCCCCTAAGTGGCTCGTCGACAAGCACCCCGACATCCTGGCCTACGACCTCCAGGGCCGGGTGCGCAAGTTTGGCTCGAGGCGCCACTACAGCTTCTCCAGCCGCAGCTACCTCGAGCACTCCCGCCGCATCGTGACGGCTATGGCCCAGCGCTACGGCACCCACCCCGCGGTGGCGGGCTGGCAGACCGACAACGAGTACGGCTGCCACGACACCACCCGCAGCTACGGCCCCGAGGACCTGCGGGCCTTCCGAGAGTGGCTGAGGGCCAGGTACGGCTCGATCGAAGCGCTGAACGCGGCCTGGGGCAACGTCTTCTGGAGCATGGAGTACCAGGGCTTCGAGGAGGTCGAGCTGCCCAACCTCACCGTCACCGAGGCCAACCCCTCCCACTGGCTCGACTTCTACCGCTTCTGCTCCGACCAGGTCGCGGCCTACAACCGCATGCAGGTCGAGATCCTGCGCCAGTACTCGCCAGGGCGCTTCATCGCCCACAACTTCATGGGCTACACCCCCGACTTCGACCACTTCAAGCTGGCCGAGGATCTCGACGTGGCAGGCTGGGACAACTACCCGCTGGGCTTTACCGACGTGGAGGTGCTGCCGGTGAGCCAGGAGGACAAGCTGCGCTACGCCCGCACCGGCCACCCCGACATGGCCGCCTTTCACCACGACCTCTACCGGGGCGTCAAGGGGCGCTGGTGGGTGATGGAGCAGCAGCCGGGACCGGTCAACTGGGCGGCCCACAACCCCTCCCCCGCCCCCGGCATGGTGCGGCTGTGGACCTGGGAAGCCTTCGCCCACGGGGCCGAGGTGGTGAGCTACTTCCGCTGGCGGCAGTTCCCCCAGGCCCAGGAGCAGTTCCACGCCGGGCTCAACCGCCCCGACTTCCAGCCCGACGTGGGCTATTTCGAAGCGCAGCAGGTAGCGCGGGAGCTGGGGACGCTCGAGCTCCCCCCCACCCGCCAAGCCCCGGTGGCCCTGGTCTTCGACTACGAGGCCGACTGGGTCTGCCGCATTCAGCCCCAGGGCCAGGAGTTCAGCTACCGCGACCTGACCTGGAGCTTCTACCAGGCGCTGCGCTCCCTCGGCCTGGACGTGGACTTCGTGAGGCCGGGAGGGAACCTCGAGGGCTACCGGCTGGTGGTGGTGCCCAGCCTGCCCATTCTGCGCGAGGAGGCGCTGCGGGCCCTGCGCTCTGCCCAGGCTCCCGTCGTCCTGGGGCCGCGCACCGGCTCCAAGAGCGAATCGCTCTCCATCCCCCCCGAGCTACCCCCAGGACCGCTGCAAGCGCTGCTGCCCCTCAAGGTGGTGCGGGTCGAATCGCTACGGCCGGGTGTGGACTTCGAGGTGGAGTGGGAAGGGGGGCGCTACCGCTCGTCCATCTGGCGCGAGTGGGTAGAATCCGATCTCACGCCCGCTGCCAGTTTTGGCGACCACCGAGGAGCCCTCTGGCGACAAAACCACCTGCACTACCTGGCCTTCTGGCCTACGGTGACGTTTTTGCGGGCGTATTTAGGAGATCTGGCCCGCGCCCAGGGCCTGCCTACCCTCTCCCTCCCGGAAAGCTTGAGGTTGCGACGGCGGGGCCACCTGACCTTCGCCTTCAACTATAGCCCCCACGAACAGCAGGCCCCGTCTCCTCCACAGGCCCACTTCGTCCTGGGCGGCCGCGCGATTCCGCCCTACGGGGTGAGCGTTTGGGAGGAATGA
- the galT gene encoding galactose-1-phosphate uridylyltransferase, whose amino-acid sequence MHKRAFKKADGRVMFLYGNAPHTLPPLEEMEPAPVPHPHLRWHPLRQEWVVYAAHRQNRTFLPPPEYDPLSPTKPGGFPTEIPFETFEIAVFPNRFPSLTPHPGPPPGEIPVPVAPAQGECEVVVYTPEQTGSLATLSQERRELLVRVWADRYRELLAREEVRFVMPFENRGEAVGVTLHHPHGQIYAYPFVPPVIEKEVHSFREGPVLVSLLNHAAPYVVCQDEYTLAIVPPFARYPYEVLVYPKRFHPGPWSFSDAEFASFGQVLGEVVAKYDRLFARPMPYIMLLHAAPKGEEATFHFHVEFYAALRTRDKLKYLAGTEVGAGTFAVDALPEQTAKALREVKAW is encoded by the coding sequence ATGCATAAACGCGCGTTCAAAAAAGCCGATGGCCGGGTGATGTTCCTCTACGGCAACGCACCCCATACCCTACCCCCGTTGGAGGAGATGGAGCCAGCCCCTGTTCCGCACCCGCACCTGCGCTGGCACCCCCTGCGGCAGGAGTGGGTGGTGTATGCCGCCCACCGGCAAAACCGGACTTTTCTCCCTCCGCCCGAGTACGACCCGCTCTCCCCGACCAAACCCGGCGGTTTCCCCACCGAGATCCCCTTCGAGACCTTCGAGATCGCGGTCTTCCCCAACCGCTTCCCCTCGCTCACCCCGCACCCAGGCCCACCCCCTGGGGAGATCCCGGTACCCGTAGCCCCGGCCCAGGGCGAGTGCGAGGTGGTGGTCTATACCCCCGAGCAGACCGGGAGCCTGGCCACGCTCTCGCAAGAACGCCGCGAGCTGTTGGTACGGGTGTGGGCCGACCGCTACCGCGAGCTGTTGGCGCGGGAGGAGGTGCGCTTCGTGATGCCCTTTGAAAACCGGGGTGAGGCTGTTGGGGTCACGCTGCACCATCCCCACGGGCAGATCTACGCCTACCCCTTCGTCCCGCCGGTCATAGAAAAGGAGGTCCATAGCTTCCGCGAAGGCCCGGTGCTGGTCTCGCTGCTGAACCACGCCGCACCCTACGTGGTCTGCCAAGACGAATACACCCTCGCCATCGTCCCGCCCTTTGCCCGCTACCCCTACGAGGTGCTCGTCTATCCCAAACGCTTCCACCCTGGCCCCTGGAGCTTCAGCGATGCCGAGTTCGCCAGCTTTGGCCAAGTTCTGGGCGAGGTGGTGGCGAAGTACGATCGGCTCTTCGCCCGCCCAATGCCCTACATCATGCTCCTGCACGCTGCGCCCAAGGGGGAGGAGGCCACCTTCCACTTTCACGTCGAGTTCTACGCCGCGCTGCGCACCCGCGATAAGCTCAAATACCTAGCCGGGACCGAAGTGGGGGCCGGGACTTTCGCGGTGGACGCCCTCCCGGAACAGACCGCTAAGGCGCTACGGGAAGTCAAAGCCTGGTAG
- a CDS encoding Xaa-Pro peptidase family protein gives MNTTALKKLRTWMDQHGFERFFVQHPENFAWLSGGGDNTVVVNRPVAWLEVPGGADAPVKLHTSHIEARRLAEEEVPGLEVIPHPWYNPPHLPSPNDSEHDLTLLRLVLGPEEQERYRALGQDAARAIGEVMRDAEPEWTETELAGAVASALYAYGIQPVVLLAAGEERIFSYRHPLPKNRPLGRLAMAVLCGRRAGLIANVTRVKTWGHRQARALMDRVLQVEAAALSCTAPGKTLAEVFLALQQAYTDIGHPEALEEHHQGGLTGYKPREMLATPSNLTVLEPAMAVAWNPSLRGAKVEDTFLIGENGLENLTLDPRWPTVEVEGRSRPGLLEG, from the coding sequence ATGAACACAACAGCGCTGAAAAAACTCCGAACCTGGATGGACCAGCACGGCTTCGAGCGCTTCTTCGTGCAACACCCGGAGAACTTCGCCTGGCTCAGCGGGGGCGGGGACAACACCGTGGTGGTGAACCGTCCAGTGGCCTGGCTCGAGGTCCCCGGCGGAGCCGATGCCCCGGTTAAGCTCCATACTTCCCACATCGAGGCGCGGCGGTTGGCCGAAGAGGAGGTGCCAGGGCTCGAGGTCATCCCGCATCCCTGGTACAACCCACCCCATCTACCTAGCCCCAACGACTCCGAGCACGACCTCACCCTGCTGCGGCTGGTGTTAGGCCCCGAGGAGCAAGAGCGCTACCGGGCTTTAGGCCAGGACGCGGCAAGAGCAATCGGAGAAGTGATGCGAGACGCCGAACCGGAATGGACCGAAACCGAACTCGCCGGGGCAGTCGCAAGCGCCCTCTATGCCTACGGCATTCAGCCAGTAGTGCTGTTGGCGGCAGGCGAGGAGCGCATCTTCAGCTACCGCCATCCGCTGCCCAAGAACCGGCCCCTCGGCCGGTTAGCAATGGCCGTGCTGTGCGGACGGCGTGCAGGGTTGATCGCCAACGTCACCCGGGTCAAGACCTGGGGACACCGCCAGGCGCGGGCGCTCATGGATCGCGTTTTGCAGGTGGAGGCGGCCGCTCTTAGCTGCACGGCGCCCGGCAAAACCTTGGCGGAAGTTTTCCTCGCTTTGCAGCAAGCCTATACCGACATCGGACACCCCGAAGCCCTCGAAGAACACCACCAGGGTGGGCTTACCGGTTATAAGCCGCGCGAGATGCTGGCCACCCCGAGCAACCTGACCGTCCTCGAGCCCGCCATGGCCGTAGCCTGGAACCCCAGCCTGAGGGGGGCCAAGGTAGAGGACACCTTTTTGATCGGTGAGAATGGCCTGGAGAACCTCACCTTAGACCCCCGCTGGCCCACGGTCGAGGTGGAGGGGCGGTCAAGGCCCGGCCTGCTGGAAGGATAG
- the galK gene encoding galactokinase, with product MDFKDRFGTPPEASAQAPGRVNLLGEHTDYNDGFVLPTPLPYFTYVEVGALEGRIEGYAENFGETRSRSLEEGRQGDWLDYLAGCVWVLHKAGHRIPGGRFYVRSEVPMGAGLSSSAALEVATLRALRALYRLPLDDKQIARLAQQAEAEYVGVRVGIMDQMASSLGQPGEALFLDTRTLAHQLVPLPRGYKVAVVDSAVPRRLAEAGYNERRSQCEEAARLLGVKALRDVGLDRMDQIEALPPPLDRRARHVVTENTRVLEGVRALEQGDIERLGELMLASHRSLRDDYEVSIPELDQLVELAMQNGAVGARLTGAGFGGAIVALVPEQEYERFKAGVTRGYPQARFV from the coding sequence ATGGATTTCAAAGACCGCTTCGGCACCCCCCCGGAGGCCAGCGCCCAGGCCCCGGGCCGGGTCAACCTGCTGGGTGAACACACCGACTATAACGACGGCTTCGTCCTCCCTACCCCGCTGCCCTACTTCACCTATGTCGAGGTGGGAGCGCTCGAGGGCCGTATCGAAGGCTACGCCGAGAACTTCGGCGAAACTCGTTCTCGCTCCCTGGAGGAGGGCAGACAAGGAGACTGGCTCGACTACCTGGCGGGGTGCGTCTGGGTGCTGCATAAGGCAGGCCACCGGATCCCCGGTGGGCGCTTCTACGTGCGCAGCGAAGTACCGATGGGGGCTGGTCTTTCCAGCTCGGCCGCGCTCGAGGTCGCCACCCTGCGGGCTCTCCGGGCGCTGTATCGGCTTCCCCTCGACGACAAGCAGATCGCCCGGCTAGCCCAACAGGCCGAAGCCGAATACGTGGGGGTACGGGTAGGGATCATGGACCAGATGGCGAGTTCGCTGGGCCAGCCGGGAGAGGCGTTATTCCTGGATACCCGCACCCTCGCCCACCAATTGGTGCCGCTCCCCAGGGGGTACAAAGTGGCGGTGGTGGACTCCGCCGTACCCCGCCGCCTGGCCGAGGCCGGGTACAACGAACGTCGCTCCCAGTGCGAGGAGGCTGCCCGCCTCTTAGGGGTGAAAGCCCTGCGCGATGTGGGGCTGGACCGGATGGACCAAATCGAGGCCCTGCCCCCCCCGCTCGACCGTCGCGCCCGCCATGTCGTTACCGAGAACACCCGGGTGCTCGAGGGGGTCAGAGCGCTCGAGCAGGGAGACATCGAACGCTTGGGCGAACTTATGCTGGCCTCGCACCGTTCGCTGCGCGATGATTATGAAGTCTCGATTCCCGAGCTTGACCAGCTGGTAGAGCTGGCTATGCAAAACGGTGCCGTTGGGGCGCGGCTCACTGGGGCAGGTTTCGGTGGGGCCATCGTCGCCCTGGTGCCGGAGCAAGAATACGAGCGCTTCAAAGCCGGGGTGACCCGTGGCTATCCCCAAGCCCGCTTTGTTTAG
- the hslO gene encoding Hsp33 family molecular chaperone HslO encodes MGRLIHGLAAAGSLRVLAADTTDITEEARQRHGLSATATAALGRAMTGGLLLAFLLSKTPRERVDLRFDGDGPLGGLIVDAGPDGTVRAYAKNPRAELPLRRDGKLNVGALVGKGQLRVSRALSNGEIYDSATELVSGEIAEDLAHYLWQSEQVPSAVLLGVRVHGDGRVQVAGGVIVQVMPEASQAVIDALEANLRRLGGITPLLAEHGMERTVEILLKGLDYTRTDLRALGFEGNYIPLQFRCTCSQQKAREALIFFDRGEREEMITKDGGAEAVCHWCNQRYWITPEEIRSLAEPSTGGEVRCPDCGTLWYFQTAAGLEVHHDGETCTCGRRVRRDEGPRA; translated from the coding sequence ATGGGACGGTTGATTCACGGCCTTGCCGCAGCGGGAAGTTTGCGCGTCCTGGCCGCCGACACCACCGATATTACCGAAGAGGCCCGGCAGCGCCATGGCCTTTCCGCTACCGCCACCGCCGCGCTGGGCCGTGCGATGACGGGCGGGTTGTTGCTGGCTTTTCTGCTTTCCAAGACCCCGCGCGAGCGGGTGGACCTGCGCTTCGATGGGGACGGACCGCTGGGGGGGTTGATCGTGGACGCTGGGCCGGATGGTACGGTGCGGGCCTACGCCAAAAACCCTCGGGCTGAGCTTCCTCTACGCCGCGACGGCAAGCTCAACGTGGGTGCCCTGGTCGGGAAGGGGCAGCTGCGGGTAAGCCGAGCCCTGTCCAACGGCGAAATCTACGACTCCGCCACCGAGCTCGTCTCCGGTGAGATCGCCGAAGACCTAGCGCACTATCTCTGGCAGTCCGAACAGGTGCCCTCGGCGGTGCTCTTAGGGGTACGGGTACACGGGGATGGCCGCGTGCAGGTGGCGGGTGGAGTGATCGTCCAGGTGATGCCGGAAGCTTCGCAGGCAGTAATCGACGCGCTCGAGGCCAACCTGAGACGGCTGGGCGGGATCACCCCGCTTTTGGCTGAGCACGGCATGGAGCGTACCGTGGAAATCCTGCTCAAGGGGCTAGACTACACCCGTACCGACCTGAGGGCGTTGGGCTTTGAGGGCAACTACATCCCGCTCCAATTTCGGTGTACCTGTAGCCAACAGAAAGCTCGCGAGGCGCTGATCTTTTTTGATCGCGGCGAGCGCGAAGAGATGATCACCAAGGACGGCGGGGCGGAGGCGGTGTGTCATTGGTGCAACCAGCGCTACTGGATCACCCCCGAGGAAATCCGTTCGTTGGCCGAGCCCTCTACCGGCGGTGAGGTGCGCTGTCCAGACTGCGGAACGCTGTGGTACTTCCAGACCGCTGCGGGCCTCGAGGTGCACCACGACGGTGAAACCTGTACCTGTGGCCGGAGGGTTCGGCGGGACGAGGGCCCCCGGGCCTAA
- the gabT gene encoding 4-aminobutyrate--2-oxoglutarate transaminase — translation MPTTESRNQALLELRQKVVPRGVSQVHPVVAERALGGKIWDVDGREYLDWIGGIGVLNVGHNHPRVVAAVKAQLERFSHTCFQVTAYEGYIRLAEKLCQSAPGDAEKKAFFVTTGAEATENAIKIARAYTGRPAVIAFRHSFHGRTLMGLTLTGKSQPYRQNFGPFAPEVYHAPYPYEYRGVDTQTALEALQELFDTEVSPERVAALIIEPQLGEGGFVPAPAAFLRSLRALTQQHGIVLIDDEIQSGIGRTGKFWAIEHAGVEPDLITFAKSIGGGLPIAGVLGKAEIMDAPLPGGLGGTFAGNPLACAAGLAVLEVFEEEQLLERGQRLGEILHEGFGKLQRRFPQIGDVRGLGPMVAMELVKDRQSKAPDPALTTRVFDAARERGLLLMKAGMYSNVIRCLVPLVVSEAEVRKGLEILEHSLEAATA, via the coding sequence ATGCCAACCACCGAATCGCGCAATCAGGCCTTGTTGGAGTTGCGACAAAAGGTCGTCCCACGCGGGGTCTCCCAGGTCCACCCTGTCGTGGCGGAGCGGGCGCTAGGAGGAAAAATCTGGGACGTGGACGGGCGGGAATATCTGGACTGGATCGGTGGGATCGGGGTGCTGAACGTGGGGCACAACCACCCGCGGGTGGTGGCGGCGGTCAAGGCCCAGCTCGAGCGCTTCAGCCACACCTGCTTTCAGGTCACGGCCTACGAGGGCTATATCCGGCTGGCGGAAAAACTCTGCCAAAGCGCCCCCGGTGATGCCGAGAAAAAAGCCTTTTTCGTGACCACCGGGGCCGAGGCCACCGAGAACGCCATCAAAATCGCCCGAGCCTACACGGGGCGACCTGCGGTAATCGCCTTCCGGCACAGCTTCCACGGGCGCACCCTGATGGGCCTGACCCTCACCGGCAAATCCCAGCCCTATCGCCAGAACTTCGGCCCCTTCGCCCCCGAGGTCTACCATGCGCCTTATCCTTACGAATACCGAGGAGTAGATACCCAAACCGCCCTCGAGGCGCTGCAAGAACTCTTCGACACCGAGGTCTCGCCGGAGCGGGTAGCAGCCCTCATCATCGAGCCGCAGCTAGGCGAGGGGGGCTTCGTCCCCGCCCCAGCGGCGTTTTTGCGCTCGCTGCGGGCCCTCACCCAACAACACGGCATCGTCTTGATCGACGACGAGATCCAAAGCGGCATCGGGCGCACCGGCAAGTTCTGGGCCATCGAGCACGCGGGGGTCGAACCCGACCTGATCACCTTCGCCAAGAGCATCGGCGGGGGGCTGCCCATCGCCGGGGTGCTGGGCAAGGCCGAGATCATGGACGCGCCCCTGCCCGGCGGGCTGGGCGGCACTTTCGCCGGGAACCCCTTAGCCTGCGCGGCGGGGCTGGCGGTGCTCGAGGTCTTCGAGGAGGAGCAGCTCCTGGAGCGGGGCCAGCGGCTGGGCGAGATCCTGCACGAGGGCTTCGGCAAACTTCAACGCCGCTTCCCTCAGATCGGCGACGTGCGCGGCCTGGGGCCGATGGTCGCCATGGAGCTCGTCAAGGACCGCCAAAGCAAAGCCCCCGACCCCGCCCTCACCACCCGGGTCTTCGATGCGGCCCGCGAGCGCGGACTGCTCCTGATGAAGGCTGGGATGTACTCCAACGTGATCCGCTGTCTGGTCCCGCTGGTGGTGAGCGAGGCCGAGGTGCGCAAGGGTCTGGAGATCCTCGAGCACAGCCTCGAGGCGGCGACCGCATGA
- a CDS encoding ABC transporter ATP-binding protein — protein MAVSIPANLQDQAATGSLSVREVVKRFGEVAALRGVSLEIQKGEFFTLLGPSGCGKTTLLRIIAGFELPDEGKVWLNGAEISAWPANRRPINTVFQSYALFPHLNVFENVAFGLKSRRFPKAEVERRVEYALGLLQIEALANRYPHQLSGGQKQRVAMARALVNEPEVLLLDEPMSALDAKLRAEVQVGLRRLQRSLGTTFILVTHDQDEAMTVSDRVAVMREGQVVQVGSPEEVYAEPKTRFVAEFLGTANLIPAKKSGSGAETPLGPLQVARPLPWSEGTLAIRPERVQICPTPPPLNGVAARVRDVVYRGSHQEVWLEPGNLRVRTAPYPPLSPGQEVWAGLPPEGLVVLDD, from the coding sequence ATGGCTGTGTCTATACCCGCGAACCTCCAGGATCAGGCGGCCACCGGGAGCTTATCGGTGCGGGAGGTGGTCAAGCGCTTCGGGGAAGTGGCCGCGCTGCGTGGGGTGAGCCTGGAGATCCAAAAGGGTGAGTTCTTCACCCTGCTGGGGCCTTCCGGGTGCGGCAAGACCACCCTGCTCAGGATCATCGCGGGTTTTGAGCTGCCTGACGAAGGAAAGGTCTGGCTGAACGGGGCAGAGATCTCCGCCTGGCCGGCCAACCGCCGCCCCATCAACACAGTTTTTCAGAGCTACGCCCTGTTCCCCCATCTCAACGTCTTCGAGAACGTGGCCTTCGGCCTCAAGAGCCGCCGTTTCCCCAAGGCCGAGGTCGAGCGGCGGGTGGAGTACGCCTTGGGGCTATTGCAGATCGAAGCGTTGGCCAACCGTTACCCGCATCAACTCTCCGGCGGCCAGAAGCAGCGGGTGGCCATGGCCCGGGCCTTGGTCAACGAACCCGAGGTGCTGCTGTTGGACGAGCCGATGAGCGCCCTCGACGCCAAGCTGCGCGCCGAGGTGCAGGTGGGCTTGCGCCGCCTGCAGCGTTCGCTGGGTACCACCTTCATCCTGGTCACCCACGACCAAGACGAGGCCATGACGGTCTCCGACCGCGTCGCGGTGATGCGCGAGGGGCAGGTGGTGCAAGTGGGAAGCCCCGAGGAAGTCTACGCCGAGCCCAAAACCCGCTTCGTGGCCGAGTTTTTAGGAACCGCCAACCTGATCCCGGCCAAGAAGAGCGGCAGCGGGGCGGAAACCCCTTTGGGACCCCTCCAGGTAGCGCGCCCGCTGCCCTGGAGCGAGGGAACTTTGGCCATCCGCCCCGAGCGAGTGCAGATCTGCCCCACCCCGCCGCCCCTCAACGGGGTGGCGGCGCGGGTGCGCGACGTAGTCTACCGGGGGTCGCACCAAGAGGTCTGGCTCGAGCCCGGGAACTTACGGGTGCGCACCGCGCCTTACCCTCCGCTCTCCCCTGGCCAAGAGGTATGGGCCGGACTGCCACCCGAGGGGCTGGTGGTACTGGATGATTGA
- a CDS encoding ABC transporter permease: MNRLLVWYGELGTAGSILRRGLMFLLPALLWLLVFLILPGLALVAVAFAERGSFGEILWNFSLENLSRLLGYGIFGWSPDNLIILARTVWVAFITTLISVLLAYPLAFFIASRKLHQRYVWLALVIIPFWTNLVIRTYAWQLLFAPQLPFAQIAAALHLIEPGTALNPSSFAVYVGMVSAFLPFVVLPLYSSVERLDWSLVEAAQDLYGSRSRVFFQAILPQTLPGLTVGVILTFIPAMGMFVVPDLLGGAKYLLVGNLIQQQFFSSRDWPFGAALSLGLVLLTLIALQIYRRSGKEVDLV, from the coding sequence ATGAACCGCCTTCTGGTCTGGTACGGCGAACTCGGCACGGCGGGCTCGATTCTCCGGCGGGGGTTGATGTTCCTGCTGCCGGCTTTGCTGTGGTTGCTGGTTTTCCTGATCCTGCCGGGCCTAGCCCTGGTAGCGGTGGCCTTTGCCGAGCGGGGGAGTTTCGGGGAGATCCTCTGGAACTTCAGCCTGGAAAACCTCTCTAGGCTCCTCGGCTACGGCATCTTTGGCTGGAGCCCGGACAACCTGATCATCCTGGCCCGCACCGTCTGGGTGGCCTTCATAACCACCCTGATCTCGGTACTGCTGGCCTACCCGCTGGCCTTCTTCATCGCCAGCCGCAAGCTCCACCAGCGCTACGTGTGGCTGGCGTTGGTCATCATCCCTTTCTGGACCAACCTGGTCATCCGCACCTACGCCTGGCAGCTCCTGTTCGCCCCGCAGCTGCCCTTCGCCCAAATCGCCGCCGCCCTCCACCTGATCGAGCCAGGGACCGCGCTCAATCCCAGCTCCTTCGCGGTGTACGTGGGCATGGTCTCGGCCTTCCTGCCCTTTGTGGTGCTTCCCTTGTACTCCTCGGTCGAGCGGTTGGACTGGAGTTTGGTGGAAGCCGCCCAGGACCTTTACGGCAGCCGCAGCCGGGTGTTCTTCCAGGCCATCCTGCCGCAAACCCTGCCGGGCCTCACGGTGGGGGTCATCCTCACCTTCATCCCGGCCATGGGCATGTTCGTGGTGCCCGACCTGTTGGGCGGGGCCAAGTACCTGCTGGTGGGGAACCTCATTCAGCAGCAGTTCTTTTCCAGCCGTGACTGGCCCTTCGGGGCCGCTCTCAGCCTGGGATTGGTGTTGCTGACCCTCATCGCCCTGCAAATCTACCGGCGCAGCGGAAAGGAGGTGGATCTGGTATGA